A section of the Dromaius novaehollandiae isolate bDroNov1 chromosome 6, bDroNov1.hap1, whole genome shotgun sequence genome encodes:
- the EEF1AKMT2 gene encoding EEF1A lysine methyltransferase 2 isoform X1, with protein sequence MAVAGERRGLGPGCGEAPFSPSVLGTREHWDAAYERELQTFQDIGDAGEIWFGEESMVRLIRWMEKHKIPLDSSVLDIGTGNGVLLVELAKSGYTNLTGIDYSPSAIQLSEQVKEKEGMSNIKFQVEDFLAPSAELSGFQICIDKGTFDAISLNPENAAGKRKEYVRSLCSVLQPEGFFLITSCNWTKEELLDEFREGFEILEELPTPKFCFGGRIGNSVTALVFQRKKVGPCILDRSD encoded by the exons atGGCGGTggcgggggagcggcgcgggctGGGCCCGGGGTGCGGGGAGGCCCCGTTCAGCCCTTCCGTGCTGGGCACCAGAGAGCA CTGGGATGCTGCATATGAGAGAGAACTGCAAACTTTTCAAGACATTGGAGATGCTGGGGAAATTTG GTTTGGAGAAGAAAGCATGGTTCGCTTAATTAGATGGATGGAAAAACACAAGATCCCCCTTGACAGCTCTGTGCTTGACATTGGAACTGGAAACGGTGTTTTACTGGTTGAACTG GCAAAATCTGGTTACACTAATCTCACTGGGATTGATTACTCTCCTTCTGCAATACAGCTTTCAGAAcaagtaaaagagaaagaagggatgTCTAACATTAAATTCCAG GTAGAAGACTTCCTGGCTCCATCAGCTGAGCTATCAGGATTTCAGATTTGTATTGACAAGGGGACTTTTGATGCCATAAGCCTTAATCCTGAGAATGCagctggaaagaggaaggagtATGTGAGATCTCTCTGCAGCGTATTGCAACCGGAAGGCTTTTTCCTCATAACATCTTGTAACTGGAccaaggaggagctgctggatgaGTTCAGAGAAG GATTTGAAATTCTGGAGGAGCTGCCAACACCCAAGTTTTGCTTTGGAGGAAGAATTGGAAACAGTGTAACAGCATTggttttccagagaaaaaaagtGGGACCATGCATCTTGGACAGATCAGATTAg
- the EEF1AKMT2 gene encoding EEF1A lysine methyltransferase 2 isoform X2, whose amino-acid sequence MAVAGERRGLGPGCGEAPFSPSVLGTREQFGEESMVRLIRWMEKHKIPLDSSVLDIGTGNGVLLVELAKSGYTNLTGIDYSPSAIQLSEQVKEKEGMSNIKFQVEDFLAPSAELSGFQICIDKGTFDAISLNPENAAGKRKEYVRSLCSVLQPEGFFLITSCNWTKEELLDEFREGFEILEELPTPKFCFGGRIGNSVTALVFQRKKVGPCILDRSD is encoded by the exons atGGCGGTggcgggggagcggcgcgggctGGGCCCGGGGTGCGGGGAGGCCCCGTTCAGCCCTTCCGTGCTGGGCACCAGAGAGCA GTTTGGAGAAGAAAGCATGGTTCGCTTAATTAGATGGATGGAAAAACACAAGATCCCCCTTGACAGCTCTGTGCTTGACATTGGAACTGGAAACGGTGTTTTACTGGTTGAACTG GCAAAATCTGGTTACACTAATCTCACTGGGATTGATTACTCTCCTTCTGCAATACAGCTTTCAGAAcaagtaaaagagaaagaagggatgTCTAACATTAAATTCCAG GTAGAAGACTTCCTGGCTCCATCAGCTGAGCTATCAGGATTTCAGATTTGTATTGACAAGGGGACTTTTGATGCCATAAGCCTTAATCCTGAGAATGCagctggaaagaggaaggagtATGTGAGATCTCTCTGCAGCGTATTGCAACCGGAAGGCTTTTTCCTCATAACATCTTGTAACTGGAccaaggaggagctgctggatgaGTTCAGAGAAG GATTTGAAATTCTGGAGGAGCTGCCAACACCCAAGTTTTGCTTTGGAGGAAGAATTGGAAACAGTGTAACAGCATTggttttccagagaaaaaaagtGGGACCATGCATCTTGGACAGATCAGATTAg